In Methanobrevibacter sp., one DNA window encodes the following:
- a CDS encoding flagellar protein, FliL — protein MKNYVIILIGVIVALVIVGGAVAYVSVQDSSHNNDTIKSCIPNITNATNDNSTIKNTTSTIKNATSTSSSNEPYVVSEVVKFNAQAGEGYYREVTYSDGEFRQFDNVTGELIGSSYDSDQDKLPSME, from the coding sequence ATGAAAAACTATGTTATAATCTTGATTGGTGTGATTGTCGCTTTAGTAATTGTTGGTGGTGCTGTTGCATATGTTTCTGTTCAAGATTCTTCACACAACAATGATACTATAAAAAGTTGCATTCCAAATATAACAAATGCAACAAATGATAATTCAACTATAAAGAACACTACTTCTACTATAAAAAATGCTACTTCAACCAGTTCTTCAAATGAACCTTATGTTGTAAGTGAAGTTGTTAAATTCAACGCACAAGCTGGTGAAGGATATTATCGTGAAGTAACATATAGTGATGGTGAATTCCGTCAATTTGATAATGTAACTGGTGAATTAATAGGTTCTTCATATGATTCAGATCAAGACAAACTTCCAAGTATGGAATGA
- a CDS encoding phosphoribosylaminoimidazolesuccinocarboxamide synthase: MNKKELINSGKVKSVFNTDDDDKVIIEFRDDMTAGDGARKEVMNNKGAYNAVISSKIFKVLEEQGVATQFIDLPEPNVMVAKKLEMIPIEVIVRNIATGSLVRRYPIEDGTKLDPPLVQMDFKDDEYHDPMLNDSIIKALGIATQEEIDILTEKALKINEILTKFFADAGIILVDYKVEFGKDKDGNILLGDEISPDGCRLWDSETLEMLDKELFRKGKDDEVMDAYIEVYNRIMPEDEKVI; this comes from the coding sequence ATGAACAAAAAAGAGTTAATTAATAGTGGTAAAGTAAAAAGTGTATTCAACACTGATGATGACGATAAAGTAATCATCGAGTTTAGAGATGATATGACTGCTGGTGACGGTGCAAGAAAAGAAGTAATGAATAACAAAGGAGCTTACAATGCAGTAATTTCTTCTAAAATATTTAAAGTATTAGAAGAACAAGGTGTTGCAACCCAATTCATTGACTTACCAGAACCAAATGTTATGGTGGCAAAAAAACTTGAAATGATTCCTATTGAAGTTATTGTAAGAAACATTGCAACAGGTAGTTTAGTGCGCAGATACCCAATTGAAGACGGTACTAAATTGGACCCTCCTCTTGTTCAAATGGATTTCAAAGATGATGAATACCATGACCCTATGCTCAATGATTCAATTATCAAAGCATTAGGAATCGCTACCCAAGAAGAAATTGATATCTTAACTGAAAAGGCATTGAAAATCAACGAAATCTTAACAAAATTCTTCGCTGATGCTGGAATTATCTTAGTTGATTACAAAGTGGAATTCGGTAAGGATAAAGATGGAAACATATTATTAGGTGATGAAATCTCTCCTGATGGATGCAGATTATGGGACAGCGAAACCTTAGAAATGTTAGATAAAGAATTATTCAGAAAAGGAAAAGATGATGAAGTTATGGATGCTTATATAGAAGTATATAATAGAATTATGCCTGAAGATGAAAAGGTGATTTAA
- the purS gene encoding phosphoribosylformylglycinamidine synthase subunit PurS, whose product MLFDIEVKISLKSGMLNPEATTIERSLDLLGYKVKNVKTDEIIKFQMEGEDREVIRANVTDMCERLLCNPVIHDYKINVIPQNMACGK is encoded by the coding sequence ATGTTATTTGATATTGAAGTTAAAATCTCACTTAAAAGTGGTATGTTAAACCCAGAAGCAACTACAATTGAAAGATCTCTCGATTTACTCGGTTACAAAGTTAAAAATGTAAAAACTGATGAAATCATCAAATTCCAAATGGAAGGAGAAGACAGAGAAGTTATCAGAGCAAATGTAACTGACATGTGCGAAAGATTACTTTGTAATCCAGTTATTCATGATTATAAAATTAATGTTATTCCACAAAACATGGCTTGCGGTAAATAA
- the purQ gene encoding phosphoribosylformylglycinamidine synthase subunit PurQ — translation MKIGVIRFPGTNCDRDVAKACELAGLEPEYVWWSEEKLTDFDGIVIPGGFSYGDFLRAGAMASITPVIDGIKELVKEEKPVLGICNGAQILGEIGLIPGIFITNENPKFNCEWSKLKVSTNRTPFTKAFKKDQIIDLPIAHAEGRFYTEDIDLLKDQDQIVLQFEGKNPNGSMEAITSVCDESGLVVAMMPHPERACESIFGSDDGLNFFKGFL, via the coding sequence ATGAAAATTGGAGTAATTAGATTTCCAGGAACTAACTGTGACAGGGATGTTGCAAAAGCTTGCGAACTTGCAGGCCTTGAACCAGAATATGTTTGGTGGAGTGAAGAAAAACTAACTGACTTTGATGGTATTGTAATTCCTGGAGGATTTTCTTATGGGGATTTCTTAAGAGCAGGTGCAATGGCTTCCATTACTCCTGTAATTGATGGAATTAAAGAATTAGTAAAAGAAGAAAAACCAGTACTTGGTATTTGTAATGGTGCTCAAATTTTAGGAGAGATTGGTCTTATTCCTGGAATTTTCATTACAAACGAAAACCCTAAATTCAATTGTGAATGGTCCAAATTAAAAGTTTCAACTAACAGAACTCCATTTACAAAAGCATTTAAAAAAGACCAAATCATTGACCTTCCAATTGCTCACGCAGAAGGAAGATTTTACACAGAAGACATTGATTTGTTAAAAGATCAAGATCAAATAGTATTACAATTTGAAGGTAAAAACCCTAACGGTTCTATGGAAGCTATTACAAGCGTATGTGATGAATCAGGACTTGTTGTTGCTATGATGCCTCACCCAGAAAGAGCTTGTGAAAGCATTTTTGGATCTGATGATGGTTTAAACTTCTTTAAAGGATTTTTATAG
- the cobA gene encoding uroporphyrinogen-III C-methyltransferase, protein MVVYLIGAGPGDADLITLKAVKALNKADVVLYDYLANEEILAHAPENAERIYVGKKAGEHYKTQDEINELIIEQAQNHENVVRLKGGDPFVFGRGGEEILALMEHDIKFEVIPGVTSAIGAPTSLGLPVTHRGVATSVTVVTGHEDPTKPESQVHWDYTADTLVILMGIGNIRENTAEIMKYRSPDTPVCAIESGTLPNQNLVFGTLGDISDKKINTPAILIIGDVVGMYKDIYNYQGD, encoded by the coding sequence ATGGTAGTTTATTTAATTGGTGCAGGACCTGGAGATGCTGATTTAATAACTCTTAAAGCGGTTAAAGCTTTAAACAAAGCTGATGTTGTTTTATATGATTATTTAGCTAATGAAGAAATATTAGCTCATGCTCCTGAAAATGCAGAAAGAATATATGTTGGTAAAAAAGCAGGTGAGCATTATAAAACTCAAGATGAAATCAATGAGTTGATTATAGAACAAGCTCAAAATCATGAAAATGTTGTCAGACTTAAAGGAGGAGATCCTTTTGTCTTCGGTCGGGGAGGAGAAGAAATATTAGCTTTAATGGAACATGATATCAAATTTGAAGTTATTCCAGGTGTAACTTCAGCTATTGGAGCACCAACTTCTTTAGGACTACCAGTAACTCACAGGGGAGTCGCAACATCAGTTACTGTTGTAACTGGTCATGAAGATCCAACAAAACCTGAAAGCCAAGTTCATTGGGATTATACTGCTGATACATTAGTTATTTTAATGGGTATTGGTAATATTCGTGAAAACACTGCCGAAATTATGAAATATCGCTCACCTGATACTCCGGTATGTGCAATTGAAAGTGGAACATTACCAAATCAAAATTTAGTATTCGGTACATTAGGAGATATTTCAGATAAAAAAATCAACACACCAGCTATTTTAATAATTGGTGATGTTGTTGGAATGTATAAAGATATCTATAATTATCAAGGTGATTAG
- the glmS gene encoding glutamine--fructose-6-phosphate transaminase (isomerizing), translated as MCGIVGCILKNDDDVAPILFDCISKLEYRGYDSIGLATYSENKIHIKKDKGKIKEVDDKLNLTDMPGNFGIAHVRWATHGDPSKLNSHPHVDEKRNVAVVHNGIIENYLEIKENLISEGHVFKSDTDTEVIPHLIEKFMNEGFDLEHAVRKTIDIIHGAYAIAAISTDEPDKIVATRKDSPLIVGIGEEGYYLASDSPAILKYARDIIYPEKGEIVVLDKNGVVVHDEFDNVVNKEIETINWTPEMAEKEGYDHFMIKEINEQSTAVRNTLTQKENIQEIIDDIDDIQRICFVACGTSYHAALSGKYLIESLAGVPTDVILASEFKYSAKTLNDKTLVVFISQSGETADSLKALDVANETSKTLAIVNVAGSSMTRRAKYVIQTQAGPEIGVAATKTYVAQLTSIYLFAALLAKDDELLKELDKVPDYIDETLESKELIKQLSKRYNYTNDFFYLGRGYTYPTALEGALKLKEISYIHGEGYAAGELKHGPLALIDKRTPVVIIVPPGDAHRKTMSNLEEVKSRGANVLAIGSASDDALKTKASDVISINPEVNELIAPLVYIVPLQLVAYYITIEKEYDPDKPRNLAKCVTVE; from the coding sequence ATGTGTGGAATTGTTGGTTGCATATTAAAAAATGATGATGATGTAGCTCCAATTCTTTTTGATTGTATTTCTAAGTTAGAATATAGAGGATATGATTCAATTGGGCTCGCTACTTATAGTGAGAATAAAATCCATATCAAAAAGGACAAAGGTAAAATCAAAGAGGTTGATGATAAATTAAATCTTACTGATATGCCTGGAAACTTTGGTATTGCTCATGTAAGATGGGCAACACACGGTGACCCTTCCAAATTAAATTCACATCCTCATGTTGATGAAAAAAGAAATGTTGCTGTTGTTCACAATGGTATCATTGAAAACTATCTGGAAATCAAAGAGAACTTAATAAGTGAAGGTCATGTATTCAAATCTGATACTGATACTGAAGTTATTCCTCATTTGATTGAAAAATTCATGAATGAAGGTTTTGACCTTGAACATGCAGTTAGAAAAACCATTGATATTATTCATGGAGCTTATGCAATTGCAGCAATATCAACTGATGAACCTGATAAAATTGTTGCAACACGTAAAGATTCTCCATTGATTGTTGGAATCGGTGAAGAAGGATATTACCTTGCATCTGACTCTCCAGCTATTTTAAAATATGCTCGTGATATAATTTATCCTGAAAAGGGGGAAATTGTGGTTTTGGATAAAAATGGTGTTGTAGTTCATGATGAATTTGATAATGTGGTCAACAAGGAAATTGAAACAATAAACTGGACACCTGAAATGGCTGAAAAAGAAGGTTATGACCATTTCATGATTAAAGAAATCAATGAACAATCAACTGCTGTTAGAAATACTTTAACTCAAAAAGAGAACATTCAGGAAATCATTGATGATATTGATGATATTCAAAGAATTTGCTTTGTTGCATGTGGAACATCTTATCATGCAGCTTTATCTGGTAAATATTTGATTGAATCACTTGCAGGTGTTCCAACTGATGTTATTCTTGCATCTGAATTCAAATATTCTGCTAAAACATTAAATGATAAAACTTTAGTTGTATTCATTTCACAATCTGGTGAAACAGCTGATTCACTTAAAGCTTTAGATGTTGCAAATGAAACTTCAAAAACATTGGCTATTGTTAATGTAGCAGGTTCATCAATGACAAGAAGGGCTAAATATGTAATTCAGACTCAAGCAGGTCCTGAAATTGGTGTTGCAGCAACAAAAACTTATGTGGCACAACTCACATCAATTTATTTATTTGCAGCATTACTTGCTAAAGATGATGAATTGCTTAAAGAACTTGATAAAGTTCCAGATTATATTGACGAAACTCTTGAAAGCAAAGAACTCATAAAACAACTTTCAAAAAGGTATAATTATACAAATGATTTCTTCTATTTAGGTAGAGGTTACACATATCCTACTGCTCTTGAAGGCGCTTTAAAACTTAAAGAAATTTCATATATTCATGGTGAAGGATATGCTGCAGGTGAACTCAAACATGGTCCATTGGCTTTGATTGATAAAAGGACACCTGTTGTTATAATTGTTCCTCCGGGGGATGCACACAGAAAAACAATGAGTAATTTGGAAGAAGTCAAATCTCGTGGTGCTAATGTACTTGCCATTGGTTCTGCTTCAGATGATGCTCTTAAAACTAAAGCTAGTGATGTAATTTCAATCAATCCTGAAGTAAATGAATTGATTGCACCTTTAGTTTATATTGTTCCTTTACAATTGGTTGCATATTATATTACTATTGAAAAGGAATATGATCCTGACAAACCTAGAAACTTAGCAAAATGTGTAACTGTTGAATAA
- a CDS encoding MnmC family methyltransferase, with amino-acid sequence MSYENSARIINDDIFDLINECFSQEKSSQNNESRLNFFNTYKDYFVLTDDGSYSIKSKEINHKVETLHTSTGAISESFEKFIKPMKFDYSKDIAILDICAGLGYNSSAAIADFIKNSSDSNLKVDMVEISKATFACGILVPSPIPEHDITKKAIEDELIKLNYATLSLEECEIPENIDINVFVEDARQTVQNLEDNTYDAIFLDPFSQNMAPELFSLEFFKEFRRIIKNDGIVATYTSSAPVRAAFIEAGFSIGVGPIFGRKQGGTLASPNPEMLDYSLPKNDEIRIALSDVGIPFRDPGLNNTSDFILSERTEERQNARHNTKISSAVKTPIFLGDSMEDDEKLKRRVERNLTKMNIPSTTSQEAFYIIECEKEYSEKQNKENNSTTRILDMKKRLKEVKDGNYFET; translated from the coding sequence ATGAGTTATGAAAATAGTGCTAGAATAATTAATGATGATATCTTTGATTTAATAAACGAATGTTTTAGTCAAGAAAAAAGTAGTCAAAATAATGAAAGTAGACTTAATTTTTTTAATACTTATAAAGATTATTTTGTTTTAACTGATGATGGATCATATTCTATTAAATCAAAGGAAATAAACCATAAAGTTGAAACATTACATACATCTACTGGAGCAATAAGTGAGTCATTTGAGAAGTTTATCAAACCAATGAAATTTGACTACTCAAAAGACATTGCAATTTTAGACATCTGTGCAGGATTGGGATACAATTCATCAGCAGCTATTGCAGACTTTATTAAAAATAGTTCTGATTCCAATTTAAAAGTAGATATGGTTGAAATTTCAAAAGCAACCTTTGCATGTGGTATTTTAGTTCCATCCCCAATACCAGAACATGATATTACCAAAAAGGCAATTGAAGATGAACTTATTAAACTCAATTACGCAACATTAAGTCTTGAAGAATGTGAAATCCCAGAAAACATTGACATTAATGTATTTGTCGAAGATGCAAGACAAACCGTTCAAAATCTTGAAGACAACACATATGATGCAATATTTTTAGATCCATTCAGTCAGAATATGGCGCCGGAACTATTTTCACTTGAATTTTTCAAGGAATTCAGAAGAATAATAAAAAACGACGGTATTGTTGCAACATATACTTCATCAGCACCAGTTAGAGCAGCATTTATTGAAGCAGGATTCTCAATAGGTGTCGGTCCAATATTCGGAAGAAAACAGGGCGGAACCCTTGCAAGCCCAAATCCAGAAATGCTTGATTACTCACTTCCAAAAAATGATGAAATAAGAATTGCACTATCAGATGTTGGAATTCCATTTAGAGATCCAGGTTTAAATAATACAAGCGATTTCATTTTAAGTGAAAGAACTGAAGAAAGACAAAATGCACGTCATAACACTAAAATATCATCTGCAGTTAAAACTCCAATCTTTTTAGGCGATTCCATGGAAGATGATGAAAAACTAAAAAGACGTGTTGAGAGAAACCTAACTAAAATGAATATTCCATCAACAACTTCACAAGAAGCCTTTTACATTATTGAATGTGAAAAAGAATACTCAGAAAAACAAAATAAAGAAAATAATTCAACTACAAGAATTTTAGATATGAAAAAAAGATTAAAAGAAGTTAAAGATGGAAATTATTTTGAAACATAA
- the tgtA gene encoding tRNA guanosine(15) transglycosylase TgtA: protein MFEIKAKDNMGRVGVLKTKHGNVKTPALMPVIHPRKQAIDVAKYGADIVITNAYLIYKDEELKQKAIDEGLHKLINFDGPIMTDSGSFQLSVYGDVEITNKEVIEFQELIKTDIGTSLDIPTAPFVDREKAESDLEITLERAKEAVEFKKENNIEMLLNSVVQGSTFLDLRQECARELSKLDADLYPIGAVVPLMESYHYKDLVDVVMNSMKELSDSVPRHLMGAGHPMIFALCVAMGCDLFDSAAYILYAEDDRFLTTRGTLKLENLHEMPCSCEVCTKYTPDDLRAMPKKQRRDLIAQHNLHVSFAELRLIRQSIYEGSLMELVEERCRAHPALLDAVRQLGMYAEDLEKYDPRSKKSAFFYTGPESLGRPEVLRHIQKLMAMPKKRDLILLPPSRKPYSKFISGKLGDFYRYGEEHDIDLDNADFMVVDVPFGLVPLEVDEVYPLSQSATPKIRDVDAIEFLQEFVDEFSGYYEQVLIHSRVLKDLEIEPEDNLVEEDIRYAKDDVKKIKAIADYQFGFGAGEALFTGKINIEKSKKTGKIRHIYDGKTLLVNMRASDSFLVLSKEGARRLHSAMPSPLNRVVVNKDSEPFALEGKSVFCKFVVDCDDKIRTNDEVLIVNEEDELLAYGKALLGACEIKELKTGQAIKTRKGMKK, encoded by the coding sequence ATGTTTGAAATAAAAGCAAAAGATAATATGGGTCGTGTTGGAGTTTTAAAAACCAAACACGGTAATGTAAAGACTCCTGCATTAATGCCAGTTATTCATCCAAGAAAACAAGCAATTGATGTTGCAAAATATGGTGCAGACATCGTTATTACTAATGCTTATTTGATTTATAAGGATGAAGAATTAAAACAAAAGGCAATTGATGAAGGATTACATAAATTAATTAACTTTGATGGTCCAATCATGACGGATTCAGGTTCATTTCAGTTATCTGTTTATGGTGATGTGGAGATTACAAACAAAGAAGTAATTGAGTTTCAGGAATTGATTAAAACCGATATAGGAACTAGTTTGGATATTCCAACAGCTCCTTTTGTTGACCGAGAAAAAGCGGAAAGCGATTTGGAGATTACTTTGGAACGTGCAAAAGAAGCGGTTGAATTCAAAAAAGAAAACAATATTGAAATGTTATTGAATTCCGTAGTTCAAGGATCAACATTTTTAGATTTAAGACAGGAATGTGCTCGTGAACTTTCAAAACTCGATGCTGATTTATATCCAATTGGTGCAGTAGTTCCTTTAATGGAATCATACCACTACAAGGATTTGGTTGATGTTGTAATGAATTCCATGAAAGAATTGTCTGACAGTGTGCCTCGCCACTTGATGGGGGCAGGACATCCAATGATTTTTGCATTATGTGTAGCTATGGGCTGTGATTTATTTGATTCAGCAGCTTATATATTATATGCGGAAGATGACAGGTTTTTGACAACTAGAGGAACTCTCAAACTTGAAAACTTGCATGAAATGCCATGTTCTTGTGAAGTATGTACAAAATACACTCCTGATGACCTTAGGGCAATGCCTAAAAAACAAAGAAGGGACTTAATTGCTCAACATAACTTACATGTTTCATTTGCAGAATTAAGACTCATCAGACAATCTATTTATGAAGGTAGCTTAATGGAACTTGTAGAAGAACGTTGCCGTGCTCATCCTGCACTTTTAGATGCAGTAAGACAACTTGGAATGTATGCTGAAGACTTGGAAAAATATGATCCAAGAAGTAAAAAATCAGCATTCTTCTATACTGGCCCTGAATCACTCGGAAGGCCTGAAGTGTTAAGACATATTCAAAAATTGATGGCTATGCCTAAAAAGAGGGATTTAATATTGCTTCCCCCATCAAGAAAACCATATTCAAAATTTATTTCAGGAAAACTCGGTGATTTCTACAGATATGGTGAAGAGCATGATATTGATTTGGATAATGCTGACTTTATGGTTGTAGATGTTCCATTTGGTTTAGTGCCTCTTGAAGTTGATGAGGTTTATCCATTAAGTCAAAGTGCAACTCCTAAAATCCGTGATGTTGATGCAATTGAATTCTTACAGGAATTCGTTGATGAATTCTCAGGATACTACGAACAAGTTTTAATTCATTCAAGAGTTCTCAAAGATTTGGAAATCGAACCAGAGGACAATCTTGTTGAAGAGGACATCAGATATGCAAAAGATGATGTTAAAAAAATAAAGGCTATTGCTGACTATCAATTTGGTTTTGGTGCAGGTGAAGCATTATTCACTGGTAAAATCAATATTGAAAAAAGTAAAAAGACAGGTAAAATCAGACATATTTATGATGGAAAAACATTGCTTGTTAATATGAGAGCATCTGATTCATTCCTTGTTTTATCAAAAGAAGGAGCAAGAAGACTTCACTCTGCAATGCCTTCTCCACTTAACAGAGTTGTTGTAAACAAGGATTCAGAACCATTTGCACTTGAAGGTAAAAGTGTATTCTGTAAGTTTGTTGTTGACTGTGATGATAAGATAAGAACAAACGATGAAGTTTTAATTGTAAATGAGGAAGATGAACTTTTAGCTTATGGAAAAGCATTGCTTGGTGCCTGTGAAATCAAAGAATTGAAAACAGGTCAAGCTATCAAAACACGTAAAGGTATGAAAAAGTGA
- a CDS encoding class I SAM-dependent methyltransferase, whose translation MLDNDNKVNTGHNIEDKELIKNARKPVGELGHQILDRMNKSHESMAQWGVSHFEVQKDSKILDIGCGGGKNIERFAKQISENGRVVGIDYSEVSVEKSTKLNQEFIDQGIVNVLQGSVSEMPFYDETFDIVTGFETIYFWPDFINDLKEVNRVLKKDGLVFFCNEAVYREGEMEKYDDLVELLDMKIYSEEVLKDSLEQTGFTDFKAYLNDENDWICVTARKI comes from the coding sequence ATGTTAGATAATGATAATAAGGTGAATACTGGACATAACATTGAAGATAAGGAACTTATTAAAAATGCAAGAAAACCTGTCGGAGAATTAGGTCATCAAATCTTGGATAGAATGAATAAATCCCATGAATCAATGGCTCAATGGGGTGTAAGTCATTTTGAAGTTCAAAAAGACAGTAAAATTCTAGATATTGGCTGTGGTGGTGGAAAAAACATAGAAAGATTTGCAAAACAAATATCTGAAAACGGAAGGGTAGTTGGAATTGATTACTCTGAAGTCAGTGTTGAAAAATCCACTAAACTAAATCAGGAGTTCATTGATCAAGGAATTGTTAATGTATTGCAGGGTTCCGTTTCTGAAATGCCTTTTTATGATGAAACATTTGATATTGTAACTGGTTTTGAAACTATTTACTTCTGGCCGGATTTTATCAATGATTTGAAAGAAGTTAACAGAGTTCTTAAAAAAGATGGTTTGGTATTCTTCTGTAATGAAGCAGTGTACAGAGAAGGAGAAATGGAAAAATACGATGATTTAGTTGAACTTTTAGATATGAAAATCTATTCTGAAGAAGTTTTAAAAGATTCACTAGAACAAACTGGTTTTACAGACTTCAAAGCTTATTTAAATGATGAAAACGATTGGATCTGTGTAACTGCAAGAAAAATTTAA
- a CDS encoding flippase has product MANKVKTIFANMSWLMISQLLTSVLAFVWTILTARYLGPSDYGVFGTAVSLSTLFGVFATFGISTYIVRSISTDFENEDKYVNNTLSLKIFLAIIYFTLIFLTTLVLGWSRYVIGICLLFAFEYFIKTIDDIFFASFQAHEKMKYQAITNIVFNVLTFVFIVLVVLTDWGLLGITFAYIFANIFGMLYAYYAMRKHIIKPKLTFDFNFYKVLIKAGIPFALAGIFYIIYYSIDVVMITQFASTYDTGLYNSAYKLINVLNLFYSIYTAAVFPVMSKLFVGEKDLLNMSFIKSMKYLTLVTLPIAVFTTFYGYDLIGIYGSEFMAAGGVLQVLIWTVVFLFINGACSLVLNASHKEYSVTKIYSIAAVFNVVLNLILIPKYSVYGASFATVLSEILILVLEMYMIRKIDQLPDKHFVYDILKIVFASAVLGIVLYVLNLNLWVAMVVSVVVYFAVIILIRTVDSEDKMIINQIINRK; this is encoded by the coding sequence ATGGCTAATAAAGTAAAGACAATTTTTGCTAATATGAGTTGGTTGATGATATCTCAACTATTGACTAGCGTTTTGGCTTTTGTTTGGACAATTTTAACTGCAAGGTATCTTGGACCATCTGATTATGGTGTTTTCGGTACTGCAGTTTCCCTTTCAACTTTATTTGGTGTATTTGCAACATTTGGTATCAGTACTTATATTGTAAGGTCAATATCAACTGATTTTGAAAATGAGGATAAGTATGTAAACAACACTTTGTCTTTAAAGATATTTTTAGCCATAATCTATTTTACATTAATCTTTTTAACCACTCTTGTCCTTGGATGGAGTCGTTATGTAATTGGAATCTGTTTATTATTTGCATTTGAATACTTTATTAAGACAATTGATGATATCTTCTTTGCATCTTTTCAGGCTCATGAGAAGATGAAATATCAGGCTATTACAAATATTGTTTTTAATGTATTGACATTTGTATTCATTGTGCTTGTTGTTTTAACTGATTGGGGATTGCTTGGTATTACTTTTGCTTATATCTTTGCTAATATATTTGGAATGTTGTATGCATATTATGCAATGAGAAAACATATTATCAAACCAAAATTAACCTTTGATTTTAATTTTTATAAGGTTTTAATAAAGGCTGGTATTCCTTTTGCATTGGCCGGTATATTTTATATCATTTATTATTCCATTGATGTGGTGATGATTACTCAATTTGCTTCAACTTATGATACTGGTCTTTATAATTCAGCATATAAATTAATCAATGTATTGAATTTGTTCTATTCAATATACACAGCAGCAGTTTTCCCTGTAATGAGTAAACTGTTTGTTGGTGAAAAAGATTTATTGAATATGAGTTTTATAAAATCAATGAAATATTTGACATTGGTAACTCTTCCAATAGCTGTATTTACTACATTTTATGGCTATGATTTAATTGGAATTTATGGTTCTGAATTCATGGCTGCGGGTGGTGTTTTGCAGGTATTGATTTGGACAGTAGTATTTTTATTTATCAATGGGGCTTGTTCATTAGTTTTAAATGCATCTCACAAGGAGTATTCTGTTACTAAAATATATTCCATTGCAGCTGTTTTTAATGTTGTTTTAAACTTGATTTTAATTCCAAAATATTCAGTTTATGGTGCATCATTTGCAACAGTTTTAAGTGAAATATTGATTTTGGTATTGGAAATGTATATGATTAGGAAGATAGATCAACTTCCAGATAAACATTTTGTTTATGACATATTGAAAATAGTATTTGCATCAGCAGTTCTTGGAATTGTTTTATATGTCCTTAATTTGAATTTATGGGTTGCTATGGTAGTTTCAGTTGTTGTATACTTTGCGGTCATCATCTTGATTAGGACAGTTGATTCTGAAGATAAAATGATTATTAATCAAATTATCAATAGGAAATAG